CCGCTTCGATGGCACGAGCAAAGGCGGATTGCGCGTCCTGCACATACAGGTGCACATGCGCCGGAGCTGAGACCGACTCGGTCGCACCACCGCCAATCATCACCACGCTGTCATCGATTCTGACCTCGGCATGCATCAACGACCCGTCGGGGCGGTCGAACCGACGCAACATGATCCCGTCGAAGGCCGCATCAAGGAACGTGATCACTTCTTCAGCATTGCGACAGATCAAATAGGGGCTGATCGACGGGTACGAAGCAGGCTTCCATTCGCGCATACCGTCAGGCTATGCCAAAAGCTCCATGCTGTCAGCTCAAATGGCCCAATCCAGACTGCTGTCAGAGACCCACATGACTATCGCGCATGTTGGAGACCCGTCTAGGACTATTGACATTCAAGCGCTTTAGGCTCGGCATGGCAGTGCAAGGAATAGCAAAACCTACCCGTCACGCTGCGAATGTTAGCGACCCTCTGTCGGCACGTTCCGCACAACCCGGACGGTCGGTGCATTAGCTTCATTCCAACGAAACAGCACCAGGTGCCATAGGCCGGGCCGTTTCCGCGAAGGGTCTATTAATCCGTTGGCGCCGGCAGCCAGCAGCCGGTCGCGCACCAGCCACGATGAAGGCGTACCGCCCGAGGCAACAACGTCCTGCCACGGTGCGATCGCATCGCTCACATCAATACCGGCCCGATCCAACGCGTCTGGATTACGGAAGTCGACAATCCCAGGGGCCTGAACTTCGATCTCAATGATCTCAAACGCTGCCGATCTGGCGTCCTTATGGGCGATCATCGCGGCTCCAACACCTTCAATAGAAGAACTCAAGTAAAGGGTTGGCTCATCCTTGCGTGAGTACCGGCCCGGTGAGCGTGACCCAGCAATCGCGAACCCCTTGTACTTAGGATCAATCGCACGATAGAAAGTGCCATCAACGGTGCCCACCGGTAAATCTTTTCCCATGTTCATGCGCCCTCCCATTTGCTATGCCGTCGGAAGATCCAAAAACTCGCGAAGACATCCTCCATTGGATTCTCCCCGGGTGATCAACCACAAAACTGACATTACCTGCCTTAGACCTCGAACAATCGAACGAAGTCTACAGCTCCATGGGCGTCATGACCTCTATGCGATTTCCGAGTCCGTCACGTGTATGAAAGCGCACATACCCTTCAAACGTATCCCGTTCCGCCCATGACAGTCCATACCCGTTGCTATCGATGCGTGAGGCAAGTTCTTCCAGTTCCTTCAGCGACTCGCAAACCAGTCCTGGGTGCGCCTTTTCCGCCGCGTAAAACGGCTCTTCATCTCCGAGATGGATCTCAGCAGTGATGTTTTCACCGTCGAAGGCTCGGAACCAGCAACCACCCCGCCCTACTAGGGACGGCGGCTTTTGAACTTCTTGGAGACCGAGAACCTCACTGTAGAAACGCCGGGCTTCATCCTCGGCGCCATGTGGTATGGATACTTGCACATGATGGAGCCTCAACTTCGCCCTCCGATTTGTCGGTTTCTCACGGCAAATTTAGCATCAGTGGAACATCTGCGACGAGCTCCCTGAGATGCGGATCCCGTACCCTGCCGAGACCGTCGTATGGACTCCCCTCACTGCGACAGACAAATAAACTATTGCGACACTTTACTACTTTCAAATTTTGAAACTACTTGCTAACCTGAGCATATGGCTTCTGAAGAGTCTCGCAATGTCCCCCTGCTGTCCCCCGAGCAGGCACGTGACCTGCTCGGTTCGATACCGCGCAGACCCCGACGCATCTTCACAAGCCGTGATCACATCAGCACTGCAGCTACAGTGATTCTCTCTTTCACCGCTGGAGTCATCGCTTTGGCCGGGCATCCGTGGTGGGCAGCTCCCTTGGCGCTAGGGGCGATCGTCATCGCGCACGGATGGATCAAAAGTAGGCAGGATCGCCCCAATGAGCCCCGCCTCAAAGGAGTCTTCGTCGCGACGGCGTTTACGATCTGGCTCCTGATCCCCATCTGGCGTGGACTTGTTCATGGCGAGACGATCCCTTTCCCCGAGGCGTTGATCTTTGCCGGACTCGCGCCGACGGCGTGGCTCGTGCTCTACTTCGTTCTTCTCATCCGTCGCTGATGCTCATGGCATATACCGACATCGACCCCCATTTGGTCGCGCCCAAGAGATTCGTCACCCTCTCTCACCTCAGCCAAGTCGAACAGGCTGACCACCCCGCACTTCAGGACTCCACAGGGCTCTCAACGTCAGACCTGTCGAGGATCCTCCGAGATCTCGAAGAACGGAGCTTGGTCGAGATCTCGAAGGAACGCAAGAACCGGTATGGGGCGACGCTCATACGGCTTACGCCAGAGGGTAGGCGCACGTTTCAGAATTTGGTGACTACTCTCAACCGCATAGCCGGCTACTAACCCACCAGCTGCCCATTCATCGAAGACCGGAGCACCATGAAACCCAGGACCACCCGAACCGTCGGTGAGAGCTTCAACCTCCTAGAAAATGCACTGCTCCATATCCTCTGTAGCGGCACGGACGCCGAGGCTTCGATTGCGCGAGAACAGTTGGGAAAAGCGAGCTGGGGAGGCTATGAGCACGATGGATGCGATTGCTTTCTCATCGACGTAATGTCATCAGGCGGTATTCGTTCCATCGCGCATGATGGAGGACCCTTCAGCCTCGCTGAAGTATCCGATGGAAATGAAACGCTCGGACTCCTTGAGCTCTGGGTCGTCGATAAACGCTTGCACTCTGTCAATTACATGCCCTTCGGAGACGACCATGTTGCACTACCTTCGCCAGAGGACTACACGATCACTCTGATCGAGAAGGAATGACGCCGCTCAACGGCAATTTCACTAAAAGGTAAAAGCGTACAACGAAGTGCTACTGAGTTCCGGCAGAAATTTTCTTTGCGGGATGCTTGTTGCTTCCGAAGTTTGACTTTGACGTCACGGCAAGGTTTACCGTCTCTTGCTATGACTATTTCAGTGATTGACAGCGCAACTAGCATGCGCCGGGTACTCGCAGCAGGGCCCTCCGACCGAGCCGCCTTAATCCGTGAGATGTGGTCACCTTTGGCTGGGATGTACCACTTCATTCCGGGCGGGGTGGACATGGCCACCGTGCATCGCCAGAATTTCGGCTTCGATTGGGAAGCCTCCGTCGAACCAATTCAAGAGGGCCTCGAACGTCTCATCAAGGCAGATGCCTGGAACCGCATCGCATGCGCGCTCGAGTCCGGAACAGTAGCATTGCGGTCGACAACCTCTGACATCGAGGTCCCCGATTTGCAGGTTCTCCTCGTGTTGGGCGATCCCTCGAACATACACTTCGTTGACGAGATCCAGGGATTGTCTGCATTCGGAGGAATCAGTGGCTACATCACGATCACCGTCTGGCCCACACCCCAAGTGCTGGAAAGACTCGAAGCGATTGCCGTTCATGAGCTCCACCACAATGTGCGCTACTCACCGGGCGGAGTCGTTTGGGATCCGGCGACCGTCACCGTAGGTGAACAGGTGATCTCCGAAGGGCTTGCGGATGTGTTCGCTGCTGACCTGTTCGGCGAAAGTGGGTTCACGCATTTCGTCAGCGCGAGCACTCGCAACGATGACAACGTCCTTGCTAAGGTCGCTAGTGGGCTACACCTCACAGGAATGCAGAACTTCACTGCTTGGGTGCATGGTGATGCGAGCGCAAGACTGTTGGGCGCAGAGCCAGTCGGACTGCCTACAGGGGCCGGCTACGCCGCTGGCATCCGTCTGGTACGTGCATATCTCAAGGCCACGGGATCCACTGCAGCGCAAAGTTTTGCCACGCCTGCGGACGAGATTCTGCGTATTGCCGCGCCTGTACTGGACTTGCCCACCCGTTTGGAAGACTGAGATCCAGGGCAAGAGAATAGGAAGCAATCCGTGGAGTGGACCGTGCAGGAGCTAGCAGAGCGCGCAGGCATCAGTGGGCGCACATTGCGCCACTATCATCAGATCGGGTTACTCGAACCAGACCGTGTAGGGTCCAACGGCTACCGCTATTACGGGCTCAACGCGGTCTCCCGTCTGCAGCGAATCCTATTATTACGAGAGACGGGCTTGCCGCTGACGGATATCGCGAACGTATTGAGTGCGCCAACAACGCCCGAGGTGGAAGTCGAAGCACTCACTGAGCAATTGGCGCATCTGGCGAGCGAGCGTGAATCGCTGAATCGACGCATCAATGCGGTAGAGCACACCTTGTCCATGCGCAGTCAGGGGCGCGAACCACGCATGGATGTGATGCTCGAGGGATTCAACGATCGATATGAAACCGAGGTCATCGAGAATTGGGGCCGCGAGGCATTCGAATCCTCGAATCAGTGGTGGCATGGGAAATCGGTCAGTCAGCAAAGGCAATGGAAAGCCAGAGCTGAAGCTCTGCTCACCCAATGGCGTTTACTTCAGGAAGGAGGGTCCACACCGGACTCCACCGCAGCGCAAGACCACGCGGCCATTCATCTGGAGTGGTTCAAAGAGATCCCAGGAACTCCGACGCATGCAGGCGATACCGCGAAGTCCATCGACATGATCCGAGGTCTCGCCGACCAATACGAGACGAACCCCGATTTCCATGTCGCGTTCGGAACCGTGCAAGCCGCAACGTTCGCCGCAAACGCATTGCGTCTCCACATACGACAATTAGACGACCATCCACCGAGTGACCTTCGAAGCTAGACGATAAACCGAATTCCCACCGCACCACCGAATGCTCCAGCCCCATACAGGTACGCGTGACTCAGCATCAATTCTCTGTGGCAGTTCTCGCGGGTCGCGCAATGAGATGTTCACCGTTTTCTGGCAATTCCGTGCTTGTGGCCGGAGTTTCGTCACCATTGGCGATGTTTGAAAAACCCATCGGAATTCCTTGCCCTGTCCAAAACGACGAGCGATCCATGAGTTGGGCGTGCACGTGTGGCTCACTGCTATTGCCCGAGTTGCCGCAGTGTCCCACCAATGCGCCCGCACCGATGCGTTGCCCGATTGACACCGTTACCGACCCCCGCTTCAAGTGCGCAACGACAGCAAAGACTCCGTCGTCACCGCGAATAACAACGTGATTTCCAATCACAAACCCAGGGCCGCCCAGCTCCCGAAGCGCACCTTCGATCATCATGTACACGATTCCCCACGCGTTCGATCGAGTGCGGTGGTCCCTGCGCCAATCGGAAGCTCGCACGACAGTGCCATTGATCATGGCGTACACCGGTTGTCCAAATGCGGGGTACTTGTTCGGGTTACTCATCATGGTCTGACCAAATTCGGGACGAGGCGCTTGGCTATCGTCGTATACGAGGTCGATTGCATAAGCTTGTCCGTACGCCCGAACACCATGGCTCGGAACTGCGGACGCCGGACTATTCAATGCCTGCCAACGCCCAACAACCGGGGCAAGTACCGATCGTGAAGATTGTTGCGGCAGAAGGCGTGGAACCAAGTACGTCAGGACGACACAGAGTGCAGCAAGTGCCATCGCGACCCATACCACCACATTCCGGTATGGCAGTGCCCCTTCGGCGGTGATAAGCCGGCCAAAAAGCGCATTGCCAATAAGAACACCGGCTGCCACAAAGTAGAGTGCCCCGCGCACGCGATATATCGCCAATACTATGCGCATCAATGTCCAGCACCCGTTAGACATGCAAGCAACGGAACAACGCGGGCTGCTGGAACCTCGTAGCTCCCACGTCCGCTCTGCCGTACCCAACCTGCTGCGACAAGTTGCCGCAGGTGATGGTGCAGTTTCCCAGTAGTTCCAAGCGACGCGATTTCAGAAAGTTCCGCGGTTGTATGCACACCCGAGAGGATTTGGCGGATAAGTTCCAAACGTCCAGGATGCCCCAGCGCGCTGAACGATCCGGCAAAATCTGACCAGTCGGTTTCAAATAGACCGTCAGTCCCAGCATTCTGCTGCCATGCAACCGGTGCGCCGTCTGGCAAATTAAGACTGCCCACAATCAAGACCGCTCCACCGACTGTATTGGGGTGGTTTTCACGTCGCGCCCGCAGTCCGTGCAGTGCCCAAAATTGCTCTTCATCTAACACAGAATCGGCAACCAAGGGCGACTCTTTGACCTCACGCTCAGATTCAAGCCGCTCTATTCGTTCGGTCAGTTCAGTAAGTCGCAGTCGGAGGTCTTCAAGATCACTTTCCATACTCCAATAGTACGATATTCCAAAAAAGCGAACTACGCTCTCGCGAGCGACTTTTCTCGAGAGCATCATTCCGGCCTTTGGAGCCTAACAAAGCACAAGTGCCGGACCCCACAGTGAGATCCAGTGCTTGCGCAAAAGTGATATTGCCACTCGCCGCGAGGCACTAAATCCGAACTCGACTAAGTCGCCAAACGTACCAATCTCTGCAAGCTACGACCCATTATCTGTCTTGTTAAAGATGCATCATTGAGGCATTACTTCCGTGAAATTATCCACCCCACAACCGCCAGGCCGATCTCATCAAAACAGTACTGCGCTAGCCTTCAAGATTACCTTCCGCGGCGCCGGTCGACTCGCAGCCGTCATGACTATGGAGTTCTACGATCTTGCACTCCAGGCTTTGGAATATCTGGATGACGTCCGCCCTACGATGTCCCCGCACCGCGAAGAGCGTTTCGGACGAGCTCGTCGGCGAAGCCGAGTGTCAGCGGTTCATCGGGAATGAGGAGACGGTGGTAGCAAGCCCCCCAGAGTTGGTCGACGATGATGTCGAGGGAGAAGTCGTCTCGAAGCTGGCCTCGGGCGCGGGCACGCCGAAGAGCAGCCAGCGCCAGATCACGTCGGGGCCGGGAGTACGTCGCCGATAACGCCTTACGGAGGGCAGGATCGTTTTGTGCCGCGCCGATCAGCTCAGTGATGACGGAACCAGCACCCTCCTCGGTCATGAGCCGAACAAAGGCACGCAACTGAGTGCGAAGGTCGGCTTCGATGTCTCCGGTATCCGGGAACTCAAGGGAGTGCTCAACATAAGCGAAATAAGCCTCTGCCGCCAAAGCGCCGACGCTGGGCCACCACTTGTACAGGGTCGTCCTGCTTGAGCCAGCCAAGGCGGCGACCCGGTCAAAGGTGACCGCGATCATTCCATGCTCGAAGAGCAAC
The nucleotide sequence above comes from Glutamicibacter sp. B1. Encoded proteins:
- a CDS encoding MerR family transcriptional regulator, with product MEWTVQELAERAGISGRTLRHYHQIGLLEPDRVGSNGYRYYGLNAVSRLQRILLLRETGLPLTDIANVLSAPTTPEVEVEALTEQLAHLASERESLNRRINAVEHTLSMRSQGREPRMDVMLEGFNDRYETEVIENWGREAFESSNQWWHGKSVSQQRQWKARAEALLTQWRLLQEGGSTPDSTAAQDHAAIHLEWFKEIPGTPTHAGDTAKSIDMIRGLADQYETNPDFHVAFGTVQAATFAANALRLHIRQLDDHPPSDLRS
- a CDS encoding M23 family metallopeptidase, producing the protein MRIVLAIYRVRGALYFVAAGVLIGNALFGRLITAEGALPYRNVVVWVAMALAALCVVLTYLVPRLLPQQSSRSVLAPVVGRWQALNSPASAVPSHGVRAYGQAYAIDLVYDDSQAPRPEFGQTMMSNPNKYPAFGQPVYAMINGTVVRASDWRRDHRTRSNAWGIVYMMIEGALRELGGPGFVIGNHVVIRGDDGVFAVVAHLKRGSVTVSIGQRIGAGALVGHCGNSGNSSEPHVHAQLMDRSSFWTGQGIPMGFSNIANGDETPATSTELPENGEHLIARPARTATEN
- a CDS encoding RES family NAD+ phosphorylase, which translates into the protein MNMGKDLPVGTVDGTFYRAIDPKYKGFAIAGSRSPGRYSRKDEPTLYLSSSIEGVGAAMIAHKDARSAAFEIIEIEVQAPGIVDFRNPDALDRAGIDVSDAIAPWQDVVASGGTPSSWLVRDRLLAAGANGLIDPSRKRPGLWHLVLFRWNEANAPTVRVVRNVPTEGR
- a CDS encoding DUF2268 domain-containing protein — encoded protein: MTISVIDSATSMRRVLAAGPSDRAALIREMWSPLAGMYHFIPGGVDMATVHRQNFGFDWEASVEPIQEGLERLIKADAWNRIACALESGTVALRSTTSDIEVPDLQVLLVLGDPSNIHFVDEIQGLSAFGGISGYITITVWPTPQVLERLEAIAVHELHHNVRYSPGGVVWDPATVTVGEQVISEGLADVFAADLFGESGFTHFVSASTRNDDNVLAKVASGLHLTGMQNFTAWVHGDASARLLGAEPVGLPTGAGYAAGIRLVRAYLKATGSTAAQSFATPADEILRIAAPVLDLPTRLED
- a CDS encoding VOC family protein, yielding MQVSIPHGAEDEARRFYSEVLGLQEVQKPPSLVGRGGCWFRAFDGENITAEIHLGDEEPFYAAEKAHPGLVCESLKELEELASRIDSNGYGLSWAERDTFEGYVRFHTRDGLGNRIEVMTPMEL
- a CDS encoding transcriptional regulator, translating into MAYTDIDPHLVAPKRFVTLSHLSQVEQADHPALQDSTGLSTSDLSRILRDLEERSLVEISKERKNRYGATLIRLTPEGRRTFQNLVTTLNRIAGY
- a CDS encoding VOC family protein — translated: MREWKPASYPSISPYLICRNAEEVITFLDAAFDGIMLRRFDRPDGSLMHAEVRIDDSVVMIGGGATESVSAPAHVHLYVQDAQSAFARAIEAGASVVQAPARKTEDDDLRGGVMDTSGNIWWIATQ
- a CDS encoding TetR/AcrR family transcriptional regulator, coding for MSINGSLGENQPQRRGRGRRPAAEVRRGIVDAAASLLFEHGMIAVTFDRVAALAGSSRTTLYKWWPSVGALAAEAYFAYVEHSLEFPDTGDIEADLRTQLRAFVRLMTEEGAGSVITELIGAAQNDPALRKALSATYSRPRRDLALAALRRARARGQLRDDFSLDIIVDQLWGACYHRLLIPDEPLTLGFADELVRNALRGAGTS
- a CDS encoding ArsR/SmtB family transcription factor yields the protein MESDLEDLRLRLTELTERIERLESEREVKESPLVADSVLDEEQFWALHGLRARRENHPNTVGGAVLIVGSLNLPDGAPVAWQQNAGTDGLFETDWSDFAGSFSALGHPGRLELIRQILSGVHTTAELSEIASLGTTGKLHHHLRQLVAAGWVRQSGRGSYEVPAARVVPLLACLTGAGH